One segment of Kogia breviceps isolate mKogBre1 chromosome 14, mKogBre1 haplotype 1, whole genome shotgun sequence DNA contains the following:
- the PROCR gene encoding endothelial protein C receptor isoform X2, giving the protein MLTTLLPLLPLLLLPRWALCSQEASDGPRYLHMIQVSYFLNPSQVWHRGNATLGGVLTHVLEGPGNNVSIQQLQPLQEPESWALTKNILNRYLQEFLGLVQVVHYERGVAFPLTIRCFLGCELPPESLKARVFFEVSVNGSSFVSFQPKTASWTARSQASSDVVTYALDQLNKYNRTRYELREFLQDTCVQYVQKHITRNNSKGGRRRC; this is encoded by the exons ATGTTGACAACACTACTGCCCCTGCTGCCACTACTACTCCTGCCCCGCTGGGCCCTCTGTAGCCAGGAAGCCTCAGATG GCCCGCGGTACCTCCACATGATCCAGGTCTCCTACTTCCTCAACCCCTCTCAAGTGTGGCACCGGGGCAACGCGACGCTGGGGGGGGTCCTGACGCACGTTCTGGAAGGCCCGGGCAACAACGTCTCAATCCAACAGCTGCAGCCCTTGCAGGAGCCCGAGAGCTGGGCTCTCACAAAGAACATCCTGAATCGCTACCTGCAGGAGTTCCTGGGTCTCGTGCAGGTGGTGCACTACGAGCGGGGCGTGGCCT TTCCTCTGACCATTCGCTGCTTCCTGGGATGTGAGCTGCCTCCTGAGAGCTTGAAAGCCCGTGTCTTCTTCGAAGTGTCTGTGAATGGGAGCTCCTTTGTGAGTTTCCAACCGAAGACAGCTTCATGGACGGCAAGGTCTCAGGCATCTTCCGATGTGGTCACCTACGCCCTGGATCAGCTCAACAAGTACAATCGTACTCGGTACGAACTGCGGGAATTTCTGCAGGACACCTGTGTGCAGTACGTGCAGAAACACATCACCAGGAACAACTCGAAAG GTGGACGGCGGCGGTGTTAA
- the PROCR gene encoding endothelial protein C receptor isoform X1 has protein sequence MLTTLLPLLPLLLLPRWALCSQEASDGPRYLHMIQVSYFLNPSQVWHRGNATLGGVLTHVLEGPGNNVSIQQLQPLQEPESWALTKNILNRYLQEFLGLVQVVHYERGVAFPLTIRCFLGCELPPESLKARVFFEVSVNGSSFVSFQPKTASWTARSQASSDVVTYALDQLNKYNRTRYELREFLQDTCVQYVQKHITRNNSKGSQIGRSYTSLVLGILVGCFIITGVAVGIFLCTGGRRRC, from the exons ATGTTGACAACACTACTGCCCCTGCTGCCACTACTACTCCTGCCCCGCTGGGCCCTCTGTAGCCAGGAAGCCTCAGATG GCCCGCGGTACCTCCACATGATCCAGGTCTCCTACTTCCTCAACCCCTCTCAAGTGTGGCACCGGGGCAACGCGACGCTGGGGGGGGTCCTGACGCACGTTCTGGAAGGCCCGGGCAACAACGTCTCAATCCAACAGCTGCAGCCCTTGCAGGAGCCCGAGAGCTGGGCTCTCACAAAGAACATCCTGAATCGCTACCTGCAGGAGTTCCTGGGTCTCGTGCAGGTGGTGCACTACGAGCGGGGCGTGGCCT TTCCTCTGACCATTCGCTGCTTCCTGGGATGTGAGCTGCCTCCTGAGAGCTTGAAAGCCCGTGTCTTCTTCGAAGTGTCTGTGAATGGGAGCTCCTTTGTGAGTTTCCAACCGAAGACAGCTTCATGGACGGCAAGGTCTCAGGCATCTTCCGATGTGGTCACCTACGCCCTGGATCAGCTCAACAAGTACAATCGTACTCGGTACGAACTGCGGGAATTTCTGCAGGACACCTGTGTGCAGTACGTGCAGAAACACATCACCAGGAACAACTCGAAAG GAAGCCAAATAGGCCGCTCCTACACTTCGCTTGTCCTGGGCATCCTGGTGGGCTGTTTCATCATCACTGGAGTGGCTGTAGGCATCTTCTTGTGCACAGGTGGACGGCGGCGGTGTTAA